From one bacterium genomic stretch:
- a CDS encoding nucleoside recognition protein: MELLLPALLGALKLSAKLILIIVPLVTLFEVLRHLPVFRRAGNVVEPMMRGVGLTRDAAIPLFTGIFLGIAYGAGIIIRVAQQKGLPARELFLMGLFLATCHSVIEDVLIFVVIGGNGPAILGVRLGLAVLLTGLMARVWKPA; encoded by the coding sequence ATGGAACTTCTCCTTCCCGCCCTCCTGGGGGCCCTGAAGCTTTCCGCCAAGCTCATCCTCATCATCGTGCCGCTGGTGACGCTCTTCGAGGTGCTGCGGCATCTCCCCGTCTTCCGCCGGGCGGGGAACGTCGTGGAGCCGATGATGCGGGGGGTGGGGCTCACGCGGGATGCGGCGATCCCCCTGTTCACCGGGATCTTTCTCGGGATCGCCTACGGGGCGGGGATCATCATCCGCGTCGCGCAGCAGAAAGGTCTCCCCGCCCGGGAGCTCTTCCTCATGGGGCTCTTCCTGGCCACCTGCCACTCGGTGATCGAGGACGTCCTCATCTTCGTCGTCATCGGGGGGAACGGCCCGGCGATCCTCGGCGTGCGGTTGGGGCTCGCGGTCCTGCTGACCGGCCTCATGGCCCGGGTCTGGAAACCCGCGTGA
- a CDS encoding nucleoside recognition protein: protein MTEPGTSVAAGESIPDIPTRIRTGLSAGLKTSLKIIKVSVPLYVAVTLLKETPFLDLLGKIFAPVMGVFGLPGEAAFAFVAAFLLNLYAAIAVIVPLHLTPFQVTQCGLMMGVAHNLVVEGGVLSTTGTRGGVLTLCRLVVACAAGLLLRGLWGLWETAASWAMTLPGLS from the coding sequence ATGACCGAACCCGGAACGAGCGTGGCCGCCGGCGAGTCGATCCCCGACATCCCGACGCGGATCCGCACGGGCCTGTCGGCCGGCCTCAAGACCTCGCTCAAGATCATCAAGGTGTCCGTGCCGCTCTACGTGGCGGTCACGCTGCTGAAGGAGACGCCGTTCCTCGATCTGCTCGGGAAAATCTTCGCGCCGGTGATGGGGGTCTTCGGCCTCCCGGGCGAGGCGGCCTTCGCGTTCGTCGCCGCGTTCCTCCTGAACCTGTACGCCGCCATCGCGGTGATCGTGCCGCTGCACCTCACCCCCTTCCAGGTGACGCAGTGCGGCCTGATGATGGGGGTCGCCCACAACCTCGTCGTGGAGGGCGGGGTGCTCTCCACCACGGGGACGCGCGGCGGGGTCCTCACCCTGTGCCGGTTGGTCGTCGCCTGCGCGGCCGGCCTCCTGCTGCGGGGGCTCTGGGGCCTCTGGGAGACCGCCGCCTCCTGGGCGATGACGTTGCCGGGGCTTTCGTGA
- a CDS encoding DEAD/DEAH box helicase family protein, translating to MTIQRFSSRLQRLDDSFLAPRLNGAKKYDRIAGYFSSSILEVAGEVLEAIEGDIRIICNSDLNGRDVASAKAAQAALRREWCASEPEHLGETSKDRFARLYQFLKSGKLKVRVLPNEHFGLIHGKAGVITLANGSKTAFLGSVNESVSAWKLNYELVWEDDSPDAVDWVQTEFDSLWGSVNAIPLADFIIEDIGRLSRRQVIGKVVDWQQDPDPAAPIVEAPVYRHEVGLWEHQKYFVHIAFQAHRGPLGARIVLADQVGLGKTLQLAMAAELMALIGDKPVLILAPKPLVWQWQEEMLTMLDMPSAVWTGKQWVDENGIEYPAAGPEAICRCPRRVGIVSTGLITRRSEIADWLAEMKYECVILDEAHRARRKRIMIGNEYERTEPNNLLDFVRRISPNTKSLLLATATPVQLHPIEVWDLLEAMNTGSDAVLGVPGSPWRNPKPAIELVMGTTPPPTEDLERWEWMRNPFPPASDGRDFDILRKALKLGDADIFAPGNAFESLRPPERARIQRIFPDYVAMHNPFIRHIVRRTREYLENTLDPETQEPYLKPVRVILHGETDDEAIGLPLFLQDAYGAAEEFCKLLSSRMNSGFLKTLLLRRVGSTIEAGKITAEKMLGTWADIAEEDEDDDSQDEEFQSKSLTPSERTALERFVRALEANQELDPKYALVLEYLRGKGWLDLGCIIFSQYFDSVWWLARKLTVDFPGVEIGIYAGAQKSGLLKDGEFRPTSREEIKGMVRKGVLLLICATDAASEGLNLQRLGTLINLDLPWNPSRLEQRKGRIQRIGQLRDEVDIYNMRYRGSVEDRVHALLSSRLQSISRMFGQIPDILEDVWIEVALGEIEKAQQTIDAVPQQHPFEIKYQNIQKVDMESCTRILDSRDRKRHLIVGWSKR from the coding sequence ATGACCATACAGCGCTTTTCTTCCCGGCTTCAGAGGTTGGACGATTCCTTCCTCGCTCCTCGACTCAACGGCGCAAAAAAGTACGACCGGATCGCCGGATACTTCTCATCTTCCATCCTTGAGGTCGCGGGGGAGGTTCTGGAGGCCATCGAGGGCGATATCCGCATCATCTGCAACTCCGACCTCAACGGGAGAGACGTAGCAAGCGCCAAGGCGGCGCAGGCCGCCCTGCGCCGTGAATGGTGCGCTTCCGAACCGGAACATCTCGGGGAAACCTCCAAGGACCGGTTCGCGCGCCTCTACCAATTCCTGAAATCCGGGAAGTTGAAGGTGCGGGTCCTCCCGAACGAGCACTTCGGCCTGATCCACGGAAAGGCCGGTGTCATCACCCTCGCCAACGGCAGCAAGACCGCCTTTCTCGGAAGCGTCAACGAGTCCGTTTCCGCGTGGAAACTCAACTACGAACTGGTCTGGGAAGACGATTCCCCCGACGCAGTGGACTGGGTCCAAACGGAGTTCGACTCGCTCTGGGGGTCAGTGAACGCCATCCCCCTGGCGGATTTCATCATCGAGGATATAGGACGTCTTTCGCGGCGGCAGGTGATCGGGAAGGTCGTCGACTGGCAACAGGACCCGGATCCGGCCGCGCCCATCGTCGAGGCACCCGTCTATCGGCACGAGGTCGGTCTGTGGGAGCACCAGAAGTATTTCGTCCATATTGCCTTTCAGGCCCACCGAGGACCTCTCGGCGCACGGATCGTCCTCGCGGATCAGGTCGGCCTCGGCAAGACCCTTCAGCTCGCCATGGCTGCCGAGTTGATGGCGCTTATCGGGGACAAACCCGTCCTTATCCTGGCGCCCAAGCCCTTGGTATGGCAGTGGCAGGAAGAAATGCTCACGATGCTGGACATGCCATCCGCCGTGTGGACCGGGAAGCAGTGGGTGGACGAGAACGGCATCGAGTACCCTGCCGCCGGGCCGGAAGCCATTTGCCGATGCCCGCGGCGCGTCGGGATCGTCTCCACTGGCTTGATCACTCGTAGGTCGGAAATCGCCGACTGGCTCGCGGAGATGAAGTACGAGTGCGTCATCCTGGACGAGGCACACCGGGCCCGACGCAAACGCATCATGATCGGCAACGAATACGAGCGTACGGAACCGAACAACCTACTCGATTTCGTCCGGAGGATATCGCCGAATACCAAGAGCCTGCTTCTGGCCACCGCAACCCCTGTCCAACTCCACCCCATTGAGGTGTGGGACCTGCTGGAAGCCATGAACACCGGCTCTGATGCCGTCCTTGGGGTGCCCGGAAGCCCCTGGCGCAATCCGAAACCAGCAATCGAGTTGGTGATGGGGACAACCCCTCCTCCGACGGAAGACCTGGAACGGTGGGAGTGGATGCGAAACCCCTTTCCACCGGCGTCCGATGGCCGGGACTTCGACATCCTCCGGAAGGCCCTGAAACTCGGAGACGCCGATATCTTCGCTCCCGGGAACGCTTTCGAGTCGCTGCGTCCACCTGAGCGTGCGAGGATTCAGCGCATATTCCCCGATTACGTTGCAATGCATAATCCATTCATCCGGCACATCGTTCGGCGGACAAGGGAGTACCTGGAGAACACGTTGGACCCTGAGACCCAGGAGCCCTACCTCAAGCCGGTTCGCGTCATCTTGCATGGCGAGACCGACGACGAAGCCATCGGCCTACCGTTGTTTCTTCAGGACGCCTACGGCGCCGCGGAGGAGTTCTGCAAGCTACTCTCAAGCCGGATGAATTCCGGATTCCTCAAGACCCTCCTCCTGCGCCGGGTGGGGAGCACCATCGAGGCCGGCAAGATCACGGCAGAGAAAATGCTCGGAACCTGGGCGGACATCGCTGAAGAAGACGAAGACGATGATTCCCAGGACGAGGAATTCCAGAGCAAATCATTGACGCCATCGGAGCGTACAGCGCTGGAGAGGTTCGTCCGCGCACTGGAAGCAAACCAGGAGTTGGACCCGAAATACGCCCTTGTCCTTGAATACCTGAGGGGTAAGGGCTGGCTGGACCTCGGATGCATCATCTTCAGCCAGTATTTCGACTCGGTGTGGTGGCTTGCCAGGAAGCTTACGGTGGACTTCCCCGGCGTCGAGATCGGAATCTACGCCGGCGCCCAGAAATCGGGGCTCCTGAAGGACGGAGAGTTCCGGCCTACGTCACGGGAAGAGATCAAGGGGATGGTCCGTAAGGGCGTTCTACTATTGATCTGCGCGACCGATGCCGCATCAGAAGGATTGAACCTCCAGCGCCTTGGAACCCTGATCAACCTCGACCTTCCGTGGAATCCGTCACGGCTGGAACAGCGGAAAGGACGCATCCAGCGGATCGGGCAATTACGGGACGAGGTAGACATCTACAACATGCGGTACCGTGGATCGGTCGAGGACCGCGTCCACGCGCTCCTGTCGTCTCGCCTTCAAAGCATCTCCCGCATGTTCGGCCAGATCCCGGACATCCTCGAAGACGTCTGGATTGAGGTGGCCCTCGGGGAAATCGAAAAAGCGCAGCAAACTATAGACGCCGTTCCCCAACAGCATCCGTTCGAGATCAAGTACCAAAACATCCAGAAAGTGGACATGGAGTCGTGCACGAGGATCCTTGACTCCCGGGATCGCAAGCGGCATTTGATCGTCGGCTGGAGTAAGCGTTAA
- a CDS encoding DUF3780 domain-containing protein: MSSKFKYDGFGFCPEESEHHFLVTIPAGNQRDVLISEFFTFDPKVGIKTPSLGDAHDGQLKVILPRSKWDAIADEVRAELNKRLKAHGIKTGVWKVGTTPVSRLLGKELVLLAWAIEDADPATIPTAIRNWLGLAQEERWWLYTMTNAATGHAASGRGKGWRKAVRFALTENPISDTQRVFATEHFNLFPLEAATEARTEVKTPSKRGRPRKVSSGNPSLTKGPHAPR; the protein is encoded by the coding sequence ATGTCCTCCAAGTTCAAATACGACGGGTTCGGGTTTTGCCCCGAGGAGTCGGAACATCATTTCCTGGTGACCATCCCCGCGGGGAACCAACGGGACGTCCTGATCTCTGAGTTCTTTACATTCGATCCGAAGGTGGGCATCAAGACCCCCTCGCTCGGGGACGCGCACGACGGTCAACTAAAGGTCATCCTCCCGCGGTCGAAATGGGACGCGATCGCCGACGAGGTCCGCGCCGAACTCAACAAGCGGCTCAAGGCTCACGGGATCAAAACGGGGGTCTGGAAGGTCGGCACAACGCCGGTGTCTCGTCTGCTCGGGAAGGAGTTGGTCTTGCTCGCCTGGGCGATCGAGGACGCCGACCCGGCGACCATACCCACGGCGATTCGGAACTGGCTCGGCCTCGCGCAAGAGGAGCGGTGGTGGCTCTACACGATGACCAACGCCGCCACGGGTCATGCTGCAAGCGGTCGGGGCAAAGGCTGGAGAAAGGCCGTTCGGTTCGCGCTGACGGAGAACCCGATTTCTGACACTCAGAGGGTTTTCGCCACCGAGCACTTTAATCTTTTCCCGCTGGAGGCGGCAACGGAAGCCAGGACGGAAGTGAAAACGCCGTCCAAGCGCGGGCGCCCTCGCAAGGTTTCCTCAGGAAACCCCTCGCTCACAAAGGGTCCTCATGCCCCCCGCTAA
- a CDS encoding insulinase family protein gives MIIGDWKILLAGAALFAMIAGGPTPSAGEEPLVEKYVLGNGLTVVIRPNPSSPVVAVQAWVKAGSTTEAAERAGMSHMLEHMAFKGTKRRGPGEIAREVEAVGGEINAYTSFDQTVYHITLSGRFLENALDILADTLGNSVFDPEELSREREVILEEVRMNEDDPGRVVSKALFREAYKVHPYGRPVIGFVDTIRKTTRDDLLAYFHANYVPGNMVLVIAGAVDPRTSRPLIEKTFGQLPPGSAPEAPRPAEPPQRETRVVVKEKDARRAYLDLGFHGPSMKDPDVYAWDLLSMILGSGETSRLYRSVKDGKGLVDSVSASSYTPRDPGLLFVGGTLSPEKAPAALREILLETFRMAAAPPEGAELARAKTATEADFLFSLESQSALARHVGFYETTLNDAAFEQTYLRKIRAVTAADIQEVAKKYLSPANLTVSAVLPAGKGDVLPAEEVRAIARQAFAEAAAPAGGTGEKSTVVKEVLANGIRVIVREDRAVPVVAMQAGFLAGVRGEPKEKGGVSGLTAGMLVKGTDRHTAREIAEAVENMGGDLNGYSGRNSFGLQGKFLQRDFEKGFRLFAESLLEPTFPAEELEKKRIETLGALKQQKDQLTQATFLLFLEAQYGDHPYGRNPLGTENSVRAMTSADLKAYYGRWADPRNMVVAISGDIDAGEALAAVRKAFEEMPQRPGYAALGALPVPSHAGIRRVEERRDKQQAHFVIGYPGARFTDPDRYALDVLGSALAGMGGRLFVNLRDKKSLAYSVTSFSSEQVDPGFFAFYMGTSVDKLDGAIADTLAEIADVKKGGVTREEFERAKKWMIGTYEIGLQSNGSYADKMVYNELYGTGYAETFAAPEKIAAVGLADVNRLAASVLDVETYTIAILRGK, from the coding sequence ATGATCATCGGAGATTGGAAGATTTTGCTGGCGGGCGCGGCCCTGTTCGCCATGATCGCGGGGGGACCGACTCCCTCCGCCGGGGAGGAACCGTTGGTCGAAAAATACGTGCTGGGAAACGGGCTGACGGTCGTGATCCGGCCGAACCCTTCCTCGCCGGTCGTGGCGGTGCAGGCGTGGGTCAAGGCGGGCAGCACCACGGAAGCGGCGGAGCGCGCGGGGATGTCCCACATGCTCGAGCACATGGCGTTCAAGGGGACGAAACGGAGGGGGCCCGGGGAGATCGCCCGGGAGGTCGAGGCGGTGGGGGGCGAGATCAACGCCTACACCAGTTTCGACCAGACGGTCTACCACATCACCCTCTCGGGGAGGTTCCTCGAGAACGCGCTCGACATCCTCGCCGACACGCTCGGGAACTCGGTCTTCGACCCGGAGGAGCTTTCGCGGGAGCGCGAGGTGATCCTCGAGGAGGTGCGGATGAACGAGGACGACCCGGGCCGGGTCGTCTCGAAGGCGCTCTTCCGGGAGGCGTACAAGGTCCACCCGTACGGCCGCCCCGTCATCGGATTCGTCGACACGATCCGGAAGACCACGCGCGACGACCTGCTGGCCTACTTCCACGCGAACTACGTTCCCGGGAACATGGTGCTCGTGATCGCCGGGGCGGTGGACCCGAGAACCTCCCGGCCGCTGATCGAAAAGACGTTCGGGCAGCTTCCTCCCGGATCCGCGCCGGAAGCCCCGAGGCCGGCGGAACCGCCGCAGAGGGAGACGCGGGTCGTTGTCAAGGAGAAGGACGCCCGCCGCGCCTACCTCGACCTGGGGTTCCACGGCCCCTCGATGAAGGACCCGGACGTCTACGCCTGGGACCTGCTGTCGATGATCCTCGGCAGCGGGGAGACGTCGCGGCTCTACCGCTCCGTGAAGGACGGGAAAGGGCTGGTCGACTCGGTGAGCGCCTCCTCGTACACCCCGAGGGACCCGGGGCTCCTGTTCGTCGGCGGCACGCTCTCCCCGGAGAAGGCCCCGGCGGCCCTCAGGGAGATCCTCCTCGAGACGTTCCGCATGGCCGCCGCTCCTCCGGAGGGGGCGGAGCTGGCGCGCGCCAAGACCGCCACGGAGGCCGACTTCCTCTTCTCCCTCGAGTCGCAATCCGCGCTGGCCCGCCACGTCGGCTTCTACGAGACGACGCTGAACGACGCGGCGTTCGAGCAGACGTACCTGCGCAAGATCCGCGCGGTCACCGCCGCCGACATCCAGGAGGTCGCGAAGAAGTATCTTTCGCCAGCGAACCTGACCGTTTCGGCCGTCCTCCCGGCGGGGAAGGGGGACGTTCTTCCCGCGGAGGAGGTCCGCGCCATCGCGCGGCAGGCGTTCGCGGAGGCGGCCGCGCCGGCCGGCGGGACCGGGGAAAAATCGACGGTGGTGAAGGAGGTCCTCGCCAACGGGATCCGGGTGATCGTCAGGGAGGACCGCGCCGTGCCGGTGGTGGCGATGCAGGCGGGGTTCCTCGCGGGGGTGCGCGGAGAGCCGAAGGAGAAAGGCGGCGTCTCCGGGCTCACCGCGGGGATGCTCGTCAAGGGAACGGACCGGCACACCGCCCGGGAGATCGCCGAGGCGGTGGAGAACATGGGTGGGGACCTCAACGGGTACTCGGGCCGGAACTCGTTCGGTCTGCAGGGGAAGTTCCTCCAGCGCGACTTCGAAAAAGGGTTCCGCCTGTTCGCCGAATCGCTGCTCGAGCCGACCTTCCCCGCGGAGGAGCTCGAGAAGAAGCGGATCGAGACGCTGGGCGCCTTGAAGCAGCAGAAGGATCAGCTGACGCAGGCGACCTTCCTCCTGTTCCTCGAGGCGCAGTACGGAGACCACCCGTACGGCCGGAATCCCCTCGGCACGGAGAACTCGGTCCGGGCGATGACCTCGGCGGACCTGAAAGCGTATTACGGGCGGTGGGCGGACCCGCGGAACATGGTGGTCGCGATCTCCGGGGACATCGACGCCGGAGAGGCGCTTGCGGCGGTCCGGAAGGCGTTCGAAGAGATGCCGCAACGGCCGGGGTACGCGGCGCTGGGGGCGCTGCCCGTCCCCTCGCACGCCGGGATCCGGCGGGTGGAGGAGCGTCGCGACAAGCAGCAGGCGCACTTCGTCATCGGCTATCCGGGCGCGCGGTTCACGGACCCGGACCGGTACGCGCTGGACGTGCTGGGCTCGGCGCTCGCCGGGATGGGGGGGCGGCTGTTCGTCAACCTGCGGGACAAGAAGTCCCTCGCCTACTCGGTCACATCGTTCTCCTCGGAGCAGGTGGACCCGGGCTTCTTCGCGTTCTACATGGGGACGAGCGTGGACAAGCTGGACGGCGCGATCGCCGACACCCTCGCCGAGATCGCCGACGTGAAGAAAGGCGGCGTGACGCGGGAGGAGTTCGAGCGGGCGAAGAAGTGGATGATCGGCACCTACGAGATCGGCCTGCAGAGCAACGGTTCGTACGCCGACAAGATGGTCTACAACGAGCTGTACGGGACCGGATACGCGGAGACGTTCGCGGCGCCGGAAAAGATCGCGGCGGTCGGCCTGGCGGATGTGAACCGCCTCGCCGCCTCCGTCCTCGACGTCGAAACGTACACGATCGCGATCCTGCGGGGAAAATAA
- a CDS encoding DUF1156 domain-containing protein produces the protein MPPAKTFIETQFPVSKLSKESYKERKAVSGQTLTGLGKWWGRKPLVMVRGVILGLLMPASDNPKKDTDIFLKIMTMDDDGLWRRLDGNIPAGDLYPRLSREEQQKYFSLDSRTEKPKLNRGVSAEKKEELQRKVFIGFSYDEKLEYCLRPEHIDGPSPEAWREINAHLGTSANSFEDLVHELGARQFGRVPRVGDTFCGGGNIPFEAARLGCEAYGADLSPIAGLLTWGSLNIVGGGKKAADRITKAQERAFKKVDKQITEWKIEHNKQGWRADAYLHCTETICPECGWKVPLAPSWVVADKNNVIANLVPVKSSKSFSFEIIEGASKKEYETAKEGTLQNSGVVCPNLHCKTATPISTIRGDGAASTNGSNLLRPWTKEDVVPRAGDIYQERLYCVRWLETYTDKDGETKTRRHYRAPSDDDLRREQKVLELVRANLADWQRKGYVPQGRIEEGVKTTEPIRTRGWTFWHHLFGPRQLLLNGLFAKAIGDEKDTLEKVALLLLVGRLADWNSKLSVWLPGNGGGIGGGKNTFLNQAFNTLMNYSVRPFLATTSLQIPERSIDCSKGSVNVGDSRNNEVVSDLWITDPPYADAVVYHELSELFLSIYTPWLKVLFPAWYTDSKRALAIRGEAESFRIAMVECYRNLAEHMPENGIQVVMFTHQDASVWADLALILWAAGLSVTAAWTIATETGAGGLRKGNYVQGTVLLVLRKRTSEEVGFLDEIISDIKPEVERQLASMLALDERDDPNFTDSDYQLAAYAAALRVLTQYKRIEEIDVERELSRQRSNGDRSPIEAVIENAVKIASNFLIPRGLHDDEATRRDLWRNLSAEEKFYTKGLDIESHGDLRQGVYQEFARGFGLREYTNLLESIRANETRLKTATEFKRKDLGSPGFGSSLLRNILFAVCMVGETERIDEGMRWLKDEISGDYWPQRSTIVTILRYLAKLPMDHWKEDSEAARILAGAVENDNV, from the coding sequence ATGCCCCCCGCTAAGACCTTCATCGAAACCCAGTTTCCGGTGTCGAAACTCTCCAAGGAAAGCTACAAGGAGAGGAAGGCAGTCTCCGGCCAAACCCTCACCGGCCTTGGCAAGTGGTGGGGCAGAAAGCCCCTGGTCATGGTCCGAGGGGTCATCCTCGGCTTGTTGATGCCAGCCTCTGACAACCCGAAAAAGGACACCGACATCTTCCTGAAGATCATGACCATGGACGACGATGGTTTGTGGCGCCGGTTGGACGGGAACATCCCTGCCGGCGATCTCTACCCCCGACTGTCCAGGGAAGAACAGCAGAAGTACTTCTCGCTCGATTCCCGTACCGAAAAACCGAAGCTGAACAGGGGAGTCTCTGCGGAAAAGAAAGAAGAACTCCAGCGCAAGGTTTTCATAGGTTTTTCCTACGACGAGAAACTCGAATACTGCCTGCGCCCGGAGCATATTGACGGGCCCTCCCCCGAGGCATGGAGGGAGATCAACGCGCATCTTGGGACAAGTGCAAACTCGTTTGAGGACCTCGTCCACGAGCTGGGTGCCAGGCAGTTTGGGAGAGTTCCGCGGGTTGGGGACACATTCTGCGGTGGAGGAAACATCCCTTTCGAGGCCGCACGCCTCGGTTGTGAAGCTTATGGAGCGGATCTGAGTCCGATCGCGGGGCTCCTTACGTGGGGTTCTTTGAACATCGTTGGAGGTGGCAAGAAGGCCGCGGACCGGATCACCAAAGCTCAGGAAAGGGCATTCAAGAAAGTCGACAAGCAGATCACCGAGTGGAAAATCGAGCACAACAAGCAAGGCTGGCGAGCAGATGCCTACTTGCACTGCACGGAAACAATCTGCCCGGAGTGTGGGTGGAAAGTCCCGCTGGCGCCGTCCTGGGTGGTGGCGGACAAAAACAATGTCATAGCGAACCTGGTCCCGGTGAAGAGCAGCAAGTCCTTCTCTTTCGAGATCATCGAGGGGGCCAGCAAGAAAGAGTATGAAACCGCAAAGGAAGGGACTCTCCAGAATTCGGGTGTGGTATGTCCAAATCTGCACTGCAAGACTGCGACGCCGATCTCCACGATCCGGGGAGACGGGGCTGCTAGCACCAACGGATCGAACTTGTTGCGGCCTTGGACCAAGGAAGATGTCGTCCCGCGGGCGGGAGACATCTACCAAGAACGCCTCTACTGCGTCAGGTGGTTGGAAACCTACACAGACAAGGACGGAGAAACCAAGACGAGGCGGCACTATAGGGCACCATCAGATGATGACCTTCGCCGCGAGCAGAAGGTCTTGGAACTGGTTCGCGCAAACCTTGCGGACTGGCAGCGCAAGGGGTATGTCCCTCAGGGAAGGATCGAGGAGGGCGTCAAGACAACCGAACCTATCCGGACGAGGGGGTGGACTTTCTGGCACCACCTCTTTGGCCCAAGACAACTCCTCTTGAATGGATTGTTCGCAAAGGCTATAGGGGACGAAAAAGACACCTTGGAAAAAGTTGCCTTACTCTTGCTCGTCGGAAGGCTTGCAGACTGGAATTCTAAACTATCTGTATGGCTCCCCGGAAACGGCGGTGGAATTGGGGGCGGGAAAAACACCTTCCTAAACCAAGCATTCAACACTCTTATGAACTACTCTGTACGCCCCTTCCTTGCGACCACTTCGCTGCAAATACCGGAGCGATCAATAGATTGCTCGAAGGGTTCCGTCAACGTCGGCGATAGCCGAAACAACGAAGTGGTCTCCGACCTCTGGATCACCGACCCGCCATATGCGGACGCAGTTGTGTATCACGAACTCTCTGAACTCTTTTTGTCGATTTATACCCCATGGCTGAAGGTTTTATTCCCCGCATGGTACACGGATAGCAAGCGCGCGCTAGCAATTCGCGGCGAAGCAGAATCTTTCCGCATTGCGATGGTCGAGTGTTACCGGAACCTTGCGGAACACATGCCCGAAAACGGCATCCAGGTGGTCATGTTCACCCACCAGGATGCCAGCGTATGGGCGGACCTCGCGCTGATCCTTTGGGCCGCTGGGCTCTCCGTGACCGCGGCATGGACGATCGCGACGGAGACCGGCGCCGGAGGCCTCCGCAAAGGGAATTACGTTCAGGGGACGGTCCTCCTCGTTCTCCGGAAACGGACATCGGAGGAAGTCGGTTTCCTGGACGAAATCATCTCCGATATCAAGCCTGAGGTGGAGCGCCAACTCGCCTCCATGCTCGCGCTTGACGAACGTGACGATCCGAACTTCACCGATAGCGACTACCAGCTTGCGGCCTACGCCGCGGCGCTGCGGGTCCTGACGCAATACAAGCGGATCGAGGAAATCGACGTCGAGCGCGAACTTTCGCGCCAGCGGTCCAACGGGGATCGCTCGCCTATCGAGGCCGTTATCGAAAACGCAGTAAAGATCGCCAGCAACTTCCTGATTCCGAGGGGGCTTCACGACGACGAAGCAACCCGCCGGGACCTCTGGCGAAATCTTTCCGCCGAGGAGAAGTTCTACACCAAGGGACTTGACATCGAAAGCCACGGCGACCTGCGGCAGGGGGTCTACCAAGAGTTTGCACGCGGGTTTGGCCTTCGCGAGTACACCAATCTGCTGGAGTCGATCCGGGCGAACGAGACCCGCCTCAAGACGGCCACGGAGTTCAAGCGAAAGGATCTCGGCTCCCCGGGATTCGGGTCGAGCCTCCTCCGGAACATCCTCTTCGCCGTTTGCATGGTTGGTGAAACCGAACGTATCGACGAAGGCATGCGCTGGCTCAAGGACGAGATCTCCGGGGATTACTGGCCACAGCGATCGACCATCGTCACCATCCTTCGGTATCTGGCGAAACTCCCGATGGACCACTGGAAGGAAGACTCCGAGGCCGCCCGGATTCTCGCAGGAGCGGTCGAAAACGACAACGTATGA